Proteins from one Cellulosilyticum lentocellum DSM 5427 genomic window:
- a CDS encoding GGDEF domain-containing protein: protein MFWQVQTNIVVSLILGIIIAHAFFRLDKSELINRLFMYLIGLDILIMLLEIGSVIFNTKNLSTFRVLHLIVNILGFIIVPVFLLLGVLYFECWLQKALRAKIKCNRWIYVPAIILFVLTLINIRTGWIATVSLENDYIRGQLFWIVPTITLFYLGYGILLIWRYHKRLTAYKYIMGLMYFTIIALVVGVQIVCEDYLTIWSTVGGLLVCAYVFNIIDGLQYDALTMVENKQSYLSYTSKLARKQKLTLTAINIDLDDFKIINDRYGHQEGDEALKNFSQILRGSFPYKHRIFRMGGDEFLILSEQQNKKQMIKYMERFKERVKVYNASSGKVYDLKFSYGMDSYNSDYKCVEEFLKYVDSMMYTQKEKKKRRRI from the coding sequence ATGTTTTGGCAAGTACAAACTAATATTGTAGTATCACTTATTTTAGGCATTATTATTGCACATGCTTTTTTTAGACTAGATAAATCGGAGCTGATTAATAGATTGTTTATGTATTTAATAGGACTCGATATACTTATAATGTTATTAGAGATAGGGAGTGTTATTTTTAATACAAAGAATTTATCTACTTTTAGGGTACTTCATCTAATAGTTAATATATTAGGATTTATTATAGTGCCAGTATTTTTACTTCTAGGGGTGTTATATTTTGAATGTTGGTTACAAAAGGCCCTGCGAGCAAAAATAAAATGTAATAGATGGATTTACGTTCCGGCTATTATCCTTTTTGTTTTAACCCTCATTAATATAAGGACAGGCTGGATTGCAACTGTAAGTTTGGAAAATGATTATATAAGAGGTCAGTTATTTTGGATAGTTCCCACAATTACCCTATTTTATTTAGGTTATGGCATTTTACTTATCTGGCGCTATCACAAAAGATTGACAGCTTATAAGTACATTATGGGGTTAATGTATTTTACTATTATCGCTTTGGTTGTAGGAGTTCAAATTGTTTGTGAAGACTATTTAACGATATGGAGTACAGTAGGTGGCTTATTAGTTTGTGCATATGTTTTTAACATTATAGATGGACTTCAATATGATGCACTCACAATGGTGGAAAATAAACAAAGTTATTTAAGTTACACTTCCAAATTAGCAAGGAAACAAAAATTAACTTTAACAGCTATTAATATAGATCTGGATGATTTTAAGATAATTAATGATCGATATGGACATCAAGAAGGTGATGAGGCTCTGAAAAATTTCTCTCAAATTCTAAGAGGTAGTTTTCCTTATAAGCACCGTATTTTTAGAATGGGTGGGGATGAATTCCTTATTTTAAGCGAGCAGCAAAATAAGAAACAGATGATAAAATACATGGAGAGATTTAAAGAACGGGTAAAAGTTTATAATGCTAGTAGCGGTAAAGTCTATGACTTGAAGTTTAGTTATGGCATGGATAGTTACAATAGTGATTATAAATGTGTAGAAGAATTTTTAAAGTATGTAGACAGTATGATGTACACTCAAAAGGAAAAAAAGAAAAGAAGAAGGATTTAA
- a CDS encoding methyl-accepting chemotaxis protein, with amino-acid sequence MENSVVDLKRVNGFVLALTFILNLCLIVGQIGEIAKGQKTVTTVAIFVSVILVYTGIISFVYKKDKEGLKFKYAASIGFFLIYVYSMFTTTRVLVYVYIIPFMMLYFLYFDLTFIKVLGSAVVLANTARVGWLIFIVQANSSNLTTDYTIQMASIVMIVVSSIIGTKLSNSINEEKTRALEEAKEKQEDILKNVLKIASELDQHSNAVGQTITELEQSGSTINDAVGDISAGAEKAVLSAQEQSNLTEHIQNIVVDTSEASKNMEEISHTTIKQMDEGVKIVKALNVKTEVMNENCESVYESMIELRDKSKEINEITEAITAISAQTNILSLNAAIESARAGEAGRGFAVVAEEVRNLANQSGEFASRITAIVDELQQVVAASVEAMTRLKGANDEQNELIVNTGEIFNETTEYMKEVSDQVSIVTDKVNEMVGINEQLIKNTQEIAAISEQTLVGIEMTTEATMHNNNCVQRSKEIASGLVESAKAMKQYI; translated from the coding sequence ATGGAAAATAGTGTTGTTGATTTAAAAAGGGTAAATGGTTTTGTATTGGCACTTACCTTTATATTAAACCTCTGTTTAATAGTAGGCCAAATTGGTGAGATCGCTAAGGGGCAAAAGACGGTAACAACAGTAGCTATATTTGTTAGTGTTATTTTGGTTTATACAGGTATTATTTCTTTCGTTTATAAGAAAGATAAAGAAGGGCTTAAGTTTAAATATGCTGCTAGTATAGGTTTTTTTCTTATTTATGTATATAGTATGTTTACAACAACACGGGTGTTAGTTTATGTTTATATCATTCCTTTTATGATGTTATACTTCCTATACTTTGACTTGACTTTCATTAAAGTACTTGGGAGTGCGGTAGTATTAGCTAATACTGCTAGAGTTGGGTGGCTGATATTTATAGTACAAGCTAATAGTTCTAACTTGACTACGGATTATACAATTCAAATGGCTTCTATTGTTATGATTGTAGTTAGTTCAATTATAGGTACAAAATTATCTAATAGCATTAATGAGGAAAAAACGAGGGCGCTAGAAGAAGCTAAGGAGAAGCAAGAAGATATTCTGAAAAATGTTTTAAAAATAGCAAGTGAATTGGATCAACATTCAAATGCAGTAGGACAAACAATTACTGAATTAGAACAGTCAGGAAGTACTATTAATGATGCAGTAGGAGATATTTCTGCAGGAGCAGAGAAGGCAGTACTTAGTGCGCAAGAGCAAAGTAATTTAACTGAGCATATTCAAAACATAGTTGTGGATACTTCAGAAGCTTCAAAGAATATGGAAGAGATCTCTCATACTACTATAAAACAAATGGATGAAGGGGTTAAGATTGTTAAAGCTCTAAATGTGAAAACAGAAGTAATGAATGAGAACTGTGAAAGTGTTTATGAATCTATGATAGAATTACGAGATAAATCAAAAGAGATTAATGAAATCACTGAAGCTATTACGGCTATCTCTGCACAAACGAATATCCTTTCTTTAAATGCAGCGATTGAAAGTGCAAGAGCAGGAGAAGCAGGAAGAGGATTTGCAGTAGTAGCGGAAGAGGTTAGAAACCTAGCTAACCAGAGTGGTGAATTTGCTAGTCGTATTACAGCTATTGTTGATGAGCTTCAACAAGTAGTTGCTGCATCTGTTGAGGCAATGACTAGGCTAAAAGGAGCCAATGATGAGCAGAATGAGCTAATTGTAAATACAGGAGAAATCTTTAATGAAACGACTGAGTATATGAAAGAAGTTAGTGATCAAGTAAGTATTGTTACAGATAAGGTTAATGAGATGGTAGGGATTAATGAGCAGCTTATTAAAAATACCCAAGAGATTGCAGCTATAAGTGAGCAAACTCTAGTAGGTATAGAAATGACGACTGAAGCTACGATGCATAATAATAACTGCGTGCAAAGATCAAAAGAAATTGCTAGTGGATTAGTAGAGAGTGCAAAGGCTATGAAACAATATATTTAA
- a CDS encoding transglutaminase family protein → MFKEDTKEIQLQVFKMIMISLVLAISLIMFFDYEPISTTLGMLFVNLSLLAAYFYTTRMQRPILFTTVFIFYLCLGLYSWRYLENKVVMNGLLGLFIQAGTSTLLFLGCISIVFLEIKDLVQVVKRRIDRWFPPLYILVFGIFIILEVNEQVSVDLKRASLFILSLGLIFVSFYKNDKKPSDTVYYDVTLKGYLRHLTIMLFVILIGLKVVPQLEYLPGAKWLQQYNKSLIGDLPSSVKLDRRPSLSENILFEVQSEEPLYLREIAYSHYDRGVWSIDKSDTRLTKISSNSFLGEYDLFLKITEPYLEKENIPIEGDKSAYIYELNNYRHYLTVNGLTGIYTNDDSVLVAGDINNICFQEGEDRKQVGYTINYVAKNPEIVKIFRYPDGVGNREDWLDWLEVLRGDIRNNTEPLFMSEETYNRLRTKYTQVPEQMAYNLNSFAKELTGEAMSDVQKANTIEAYLRNSGEYTYVYGAPQKDIMADPVYDFIFNQKQGICQDFASGMVLLCRSIGLPTRYVCGYYSEEKDEKGKYIIREKNAHAFVEVYISGYGWMLFDPTPSSSQREEVGNHVAGVGNTGFDGIGVENELLSLGRKLLLPMLLLIPFVVLVRVLSYAYWKKKLLEGLPETAIKRLIEATLKLLSQYDYDILPGETYEQLSRRLLKDQIDITAITKPYEACFYGRKSLTKLEIEEVLRVYEYLRKRKAWKKR, encoded by the coding sequence ATGTTTAAAGAAGATACTAAGGAAATACAGCTTCAAGTTTTTAAGATGATTATGATAAGTCTTGTTTTGGCTATAAGTCTAATCATGTTCTTTGACTATGAACCTATTTCTACTACCTTGGGGATGCTCTTTGTCAATTTATCACTTTTGGCAGCTTACTTCTATACCACCAGAATGCAAAGGCCTATTTTGTTTACGACAGTATTTATTTTCTACTTGTGCCTAGGTCTATATAGTTGGAGGTACTTAGAGAATAAAGTAGTTATGAATGGCTTATTAGGGCTTTTTATTCAAGCAGGAACAAGCACTCTATTATTTCTTGGTTGCATTTCTATTGTATTTCTGGAGATAAAGGATCTAGTACAGGTAGTAAAACGAAGAATAGATAGATGGTTTCCACCACTTTATATTTTAGTCTTTGGTATATTTATAATTTTAGAAGTTAATGAGCAGGTAAGCGTAGATTTAAAAAGAGCTAGCTTATTTATTTTGAGTCTAGGACTTATTTTTGTGAGCTTTTATAAAAATGATAAGAAGCCTTCTGACACGGTATATTATGATGTAACGCTAAAAGGTTATTTGAGACATCTAACAATCATGTTATTTGTTATTCTCATAGGGTTAAAAGTAGTACCACAGTTAGAATACTTACCGGGAGCTAAGTGGCTACAACAATATAATAAAAGTTTAATCGGTGATTTACCCAGTAGTGTTAAATTAGATAGAAGACCTAGTCTTTCAGAAAATATCCTTTTTGAAGTACAAAGTGAAGAACCTTTATATTTAAGGGAAATAGCCTATAGCCACTATGACAGAGGTGTATGGAGCATTGATAAGTCGGATACAAGACTGACAAAAATAAGCTCCAATAGCTTTTTAGGGGAATATGACTTGTTTTTGAAAATTACAGAGCCTTATTTGGAGAAAGAAAATATTCCTATTGAAGGAGATAAAAGTGCTTATATATATGAGTTAAATAACTATAGACATTATTTAACTGTTAATGGATTAACAGGTATTTATACGAATGATGATAGTGTGTTAGTGGCGGGAGATATCAATAATATTTGTTTTCAGGAGGGAGAAGATAGAAAACAAGTAGGATATACCATTAACTATGTTGCTAAAAATCCTGAGATAGTGAAAATATTTAGATATCCAGATGGTGTTGGAAATAGGGAGGATTGGTTAGACTGGTTAGAAGTACTTAGGGGAGATATACGTAATAATACAGAACCTTTATTTATGTCAGAGGAAACATATAATAGGTTAAGGACAAAGTATACACAGGTACCGGAGCAAATGGCTTACAACCTAAATAGTTTTGCTAAGGAACTTACTGGCGAAGCAATGAGCGATGTACAGAAGGCTAATACTATTGAAGCATACTTAAGAAATAGTGGTGAATATACCTATGTTTATGGGGCACCACAAAAGGATATAATGGCTGATCCTGTTTATGATTTTATATTTAATCAAAAGCAAGGTATTTGCCAAGACTTTGCCAGTGGGATGGTACTTTTATGTAGGAGCATTGGATTACCAACTAGATACGTATGTGGTTACTACTCTGAAGAAAAAGATGAGAAGGGCAAGTATATAATAAGAGAAAAGAATGCTCATGCCTTTGTAGAAGTTTATATATCAGGTTATGGATGGATGCTTTTTGACCCTACGCCAAGTAGTAGCCAAAGGGAGGAAGTAGGGAACCACGTAGCAGGTGTAGGAAACACGGGATTTGATGGCATAGGTGTGGAAAATGAACTTCTCAGCCTAGGGCGTAAACTTCTATTACCGATGTTGTTACTTATTCCTTTTGTTGTACTAGTTAGAGTGTTAAGTTATGCTTACTGGAAAAAGAAGCTTCTAGAGGGCTTGCCTGAAACAGCTATAAAGAGGTTGATAGAGGCAACACTTAAACTTCTAAGCCAATATGATTATGATATACTTCCGGGTGAAACCTATGAGCAGTTAAGTAGAAGATTATTAAAAGATCAAATAGATATAACGGCTATTACTAAGCCTTATGAAGCGTGTTTTTATGGTAGAAAGAGCTTGACAAAATTAGAAATTGAAGAAGTTTTGAGGGTTTATGAGTATTTAAGAAAGCGTAAAGCGTGGAAGAAGAGATAG
- a CDS encoding YibE/F family protein has product MLLQKMRDKEVIFSLVCIVVIIILLMLPTGFEKQIYTNAEHVKVKILETNESGIYNSGILKLGSQVCLVEVLEGTFKGSQIEAANLLSGRLEVDKLFAKGDKALALIEKTEDGQVLDANVLDYYRLNLEWLLVFLFMGALILFSGKTGVRTIISFVVSLLCMWKVLVPGLLNGYNPMVLGLVIGVTMAVITLLLVAGFTEKAYCAILGMSIASIMTCLMAIAFGNLFRIHGGVMPWSESLLYSGYQHLDLTKIYQAAIYLSCSGALVDLSVDISAAIEEVVDKKPTISRKEILLSGLNIGRSVVGSQTTTLLLAYMGSFITIMMVYMAQGTPMVSILNGQSMASEILHTLVGCLGLVIVSPITAFICSLRYKKH; this is encoded by the coding sequence ATGCTGTTACAGAAAATGAGAGATAAGGAAGTTATTTTTTCCTTAGTGTGCATAGTGGTAATTATTATTTTATTAATGTTACCAACCGGTTTTGAAAAGCAAATTTATACCAATGCAGAGCATGTAAAGGTAAAGATTTTAGAGACCAATGAAAGTGGTATTTATAATAGTGGGATTTTAAAATTAGGAAGTCAAGTATGTCTTGTAGAGGTATTAGAGGGAACCTTTAAAGGAAGTCAGATCGAAGCTGCCAACTTATTATCAGGTAGATTAGAGGTTGATAAACTATTTGCAAAAGGGGATAAAGCACTAGCACTTATAGAAAAAACAGAAGATGGTCAGGTATTAGATGCTAATGTATTAGATTATTACCGTTTGAATTTAGAGTGGTTATTAGTTTTCTTATTTATGGGGGCCCTTATTTTATTTTCAGGTAAAACTGGGGTAAGAACGATCATTTCTTTTGTTGTTAGCCTTTTATGTATGTGGAAGGTATTAGTGCCTGGTTTATTAAATGGTTATAATCCTATGGTTCTAGGGCTCGTTATAGGAGTGACTATGGCTGTTATTACATTATTATTAGTAGCTGGTTTTACAGAGAAAGCCTACTGCGCCATATTAGGTATGAGTATTGCCTCTATAATGACCTGTTTAATGGCGATTGCTTTTGGTAACTTATTTAGAATCCATGGGGGTGTAATGCCTTGGTCAGAATCCTTATTATATTCAGGTTATCAACACTTAGACTTAACTAAGATTTATCAAGCTGCTATTTATTTATCTTGTTCAGGGGCTCTAGTGGATTTATCTGTAGATATTTCGGCAGCTATAGAAGAAGTAGTGGATAAAAAACCTACTATTTCGAGAAAAGAGATTTTATTGTCAGGTTTAAACATTGGACGCTCTGTAGTGGGTTCACAAACAACCACGCTGTTATTAGCTTATATGGGAAGCTTTATAACAATAATGATGGTTTATATGGCACAAGGTACCCCTATGGTAAGTATTCTTAATGGACAATCAATGGCTTCAGAGATTTTGCATACTTTAGTAGGGTGTTTAGGCCTTGTCATTGTATCTCCTATTACGGCTTTCATTTGTAGTTTAAGATATAAAAAGCATTAA
- a CDS encoding alkaline phosphatase, producing MKLSKKIFTAILCTALVGITAVGTIAVPARANTTNIVQSAKEQTYKKPKYIFNFIGDGMSYVQVNSAQIYKGVTEKGGINLGKLAVSQFPVCGSATTQDSTSFAPDSASTATAISSGVKTHSGVIGYNADKQTKPESITEKLKKEGYKIGIVSSVSIDHATPAAFYAHAVSRKDMYDIALQLADSNFDYFAGGSLVQPNGKNGDQKSAFEIIEEKGYNIVDTKEEILSLNSESGKVYAINPELQDSQAMSYDLDASKDSIRLKDFVEKGIDVLDNEDGFFMMVEGGKIDWAGHANDARSNIQDVIALDEAIGVAVDFAKKHPEETLIIVTGDHETGGMTIGYSTTGYNTAFNLLANQDMSYVAFDELLAEYKKGTTADKAKIEDVLPLIKKHFGLVSPSNAASAKDSALVLTEYEYNKLKDAFAQTMKDSSERTNNQETGILYGGYEPLTVTLTHILNNKAGIGWTSYAHTGVPVPVYAMGEGAELFSGAYDNTDIFNKLVALCELK from the coding sequence ATGAAACTTTCAAAGAAGATTTTTACAGCTATTTTATGTACAGCCCTTGTAGGCATAACAGCAGTGGGGACAATTGCAGTGCCAGCTAGAGCTAATACGACTAATATTGTACAGAGTGCTAAAGAGCAAACTTACAAAAAACCTAAATACATATTTAATTTTATTGGGGATGGTATGTCTTATGTACAAGTTAATTCTGCACAAATCTATAAAGGTGTAACTGAAAAAGGTGGTATTAACTTAGGCAAGCTAGCAGTATCCCAGTTTCCAGTATGTGGATCAGCTACAACCCAAGACTCTACATCTTTCGCCCCAGATTCAGCTTCTACAGCAACAGCTATTTCTAGCGGTGTTAAAACACATAGTGGTGTAATTGGTTACAATGCAGATAAGCAAACCAAACCAGAAAGTATTACAGAAAAGCTTAAAAAAGAAGGATATAAAATAGGGATAGTAAGTAGTGTATCTATAGATCATGCAACACCAGCAGCTTTTTATGCACATGCAGTATCTAGAAAGGATATGTATGATATCGCACTCCAGTTAGCAGATAGTAATTTTGATTATTTTGCGGGTGGTTCATTAGTACAGCCAAATGGTAAAAATGGTGATCAAAAAAGCGCATTTGAAATTATTGAAGAGAAAGGATACAACATTGTAGATACAAAGGAAGAAATTCTTTCACTTAATAGTGAGTCAGGTAAAGTATATGCTATTAATCCAGAGCTTCAAGACTCACAGGCTATGAGCTATGACTTAGATGCTAGTAAGGATAGTATTAGATTAAAGGATTTTGTTGAAAAAGGAATTGATGTTTTAGATAATGAAGATGGTTTCTTCATGATGGTAGAAGGAGGCAAGATTGACTGGGCAGGTCATGCTAATGATGCCAGATCTAATATTCAAGATGTTATTGCATTAGATGAAGCTATTGGGGTAGCAGTTGATTTTGCTAAAAAGCATCCAGAGGAAACACTTATTATTGTAACAGGGGATCATGAAACAGGCGGTATGACTATTGGATATTCTACAACAGGCTATAATACGGCATTTAACCTCTTAGCTAATCAGGATATGAGTTATGTAGCTTTTGATGAATTACTTGCAGAGTACAAAAAAGGGACTACAGCAGATAAGGCCAAAATCGAAGATGTACTTCCTCTTATTAAAAAGCACTTTGGTTTGGTGAGCCCAAGTAATGCTGCATCAGCTAAGGATTCAGCATTAGTATTAACTGAGTATGAATATAACAAATTAAAAGATGCCTTTGCTCAAACCATGAAAGATAGCAGTGAGCGCACTAATAATCAAGAAACAGGCATTTTATATGGTGGCTATGAGCCACTTACTGTGACACTCACACATATCTTAAATAATAAAGCAGGTATTGGTTGGACCTCTTACGCACATACAGGTGTACCTGTTCCAGTTTATGCAATGGGTGAAGGTGCTGAACTCTTTAGTGGTGCTTATGATAATACAGACATTTTCAATAAGTTAGTTGCTCTTTGTGAATTAAAATAG
- the adhE gene encoding bifunctional acetaldehyde-CoA/alcohol dehydrogenase, with protein MSENKKVKEEAPVVDAVKMVDELVQKAKVALDEYMKLDQAQVDEITKAMALAGLSAQMKLAKMAVEETGRGIFEDKVTKNIFATEYIYHSIKHEKTVGVIEDNEDEGYIEIAEPVGIVAGVTPTTNPTSTTMFKAITCAKTRNPIIFGFHPAAQNCSREAAIIVRDAAIKAGAPENCVQWIDVPSIEATNALMNHPDVATVLATGGSAMVKAAYSTGKPALGVGPGNVPAFIEKTANLEQSLTDLILSKSFDNGMICASEQAAIIEAPVYDQAVAFMKKQGCYFATKEEIKKLEPVVIDPVRMMAGPAIVGKYPYEIAALAGITIPKETKVICCEIDGVGEAYPLSREKLSPVLAVVKAKDVEDGIVKAETMVELGGLGHTAVIHTTNNDLIDEYGKRLKACRIIVNSPSAFGGIGDVYNSLMPSLTLGCGSYGHNSTSSNVTASNLINKKRVAKRRVNMQWFKIPEKIYFEAGSVQYLAKMPDISRAMIVADPMMVKLGYVDKLTYQLNKNLNKVAIEIFSEVEPDPDLVTVKKGTAVMNSFQPDVIIALGGGSAMDAAKAMWLFYEHPEADFIGMAQKFMDIRKRVYKFPTLGKKAKMVSIPTTSGTGSEVTSFAVISDKSKNMKYPLADYELTPDVAIIDPEFVMSVPASPTADTGLDVLTHAIEAYVSVLASDYTDALALHAIKLVFEYLPRSYKNGAKDPEAREKMHNASCIAGMAFTNAFLGINHSLAHKLGGEFHIAHGRANAILLPHVIAYNGETNPSKFMAFPKYGKFIAPQRYQDIAKMLGLKASTPEEGVASLVKAVKDLMKELNIPFTIKEMNVDEKEFLAKVSDLSYKAFEDQCTTANPRLPKVTELEELYKKAYYGK; from the coding sequence ATGTCTGAAAACAAGAAAGTTAAAGAAGAAGCACCTGTAGTTGATGCTGTAAAAATGGTAGACGAATTAGTTCAAAAAGCGAAGGTTGCTCTTGATGAGTACATGAAACTCGATCAAGCACAAGTTGACGAAATTACTAAAGCTATGGCTCTTGCTGGTTTATCCGCTCAAATGAAACTTGCTAAGATGGCAGTTGAAGAAACAGGCCGTGGTATTTTTGAAGATAAAGTTACAAAGAATATCTTTGCAACAGAGTATATTTATCACAGTATTAAACATGAAAAAACTGTAGGTGTTATTGAAGATAACGAAGATGAAGGTTACATCGAAATTGCTGAACCAGTAGGTATCGTAGCTGGTGTTACACCAACTACAAACCCAACTTCTACAACAATGTTCAAAGCTATCACATGTGCTAAAACACGTAATCCAATCATCTTTGGTTTCCATCCAGCTGCTCAAAACTGTTCTCGTGAAGCTGCTATCATCGTAAGAGATGCTGCTATCAAAGCTGGAGCACCTGAAAACTGTGTTCAATGGATTGATGTACCATCTATCGAAGCTACAAATGCACTTATGAATCATCCTGATGTAGCAACTGTACTTGCAACTGGTGGTTCTGCAATGGTTAAAGCTGCTTATTCTACTGGTAAACCAGCTCTTGGTGTTGGTCCTGGTAACGTACCTGCTTTCATTGAAAAAACAGCTAATCTTGAACAGTCACTTACAGACCTTATCCTTTCTAAATCATTTGATAACGGTATGATTTGTGCATCTGAACAAGCTGCTATCATTGAAGCACCAGTTTATGATCAAGCTGTTGCTTTCATGAAAAAACAAGGTTGCTACTTTGCTACTAAAGAAGAAATTAAAAAACTTGAACCAGTTGTTATCGACCCAGTTCGTATGATGGCAGGTCCAGCTATCGTTGGTAAATATCCATATGAAATTGCAGCTCTTGCTGGTATTACTATTCCAAAAGAAACTAAAGTAATCTGCTGTGAAATTGATGGTGTTGGTGAAGCTTACCCACTTTCAAGAGAAAAACTTTCTCCAGTACTTGCTGTTGTTAAAGCAAAAGATGTTGAAGATGGTATCGTAAAAGCTGAAACAATGGTTGAACTTGGTGGTCTTGGACATACAGCTGTTATTCATACAACTAATAATGACCTTATTGATGAATATGGTAAACGTCTTAAAGCTTGTCGTATCATTGTAAACTCTCCATCAGCATTCGGTGGTATCGGTGATGTTTATAACTCACTTATGCCTTCACTTACACTTGGCTGTGGTTCTTACGGACATAACTCTACATCATCAAACGTTACAGCTTCAAACTTAATCAATAAGAAAAGGGTGGCTAAGAGACGCGTGAATATGCAATGGTTTAAAATTCCAGAAAAAATCTACTTTGAAGCAGGTTCAGTACAATATTTAGCAAAAATGCCAGACATCTCTCGTGCAATGATCGTAGCTGACCCAATGATGGTTAAACTTGGTTATGTTGATAAATTAACTTACCAATTAAATAAAAATTTAAATAAAGTTGCTATTGAAATCTTTAGCGAAGTTGAACCAGATCCAGACTTAGTAACAGTAAAAAAAGGTACAGCTGTTATGAACTCATTCCAACCAGATGTTATTATCGCTCTTGGTGGTGGTTCTGCAATGGATGCTGCTAAAGCTATGTGGTTATTCTACGAACACCCAGAAGCTGACTTCATCGGTATGGCTCAAAAATTCATGGATATCAGAAAACGTGTTTACAAATTCCCTACACTTGGTAAAAAAGCAAAAATGGTTTCTATTCCAACAACATCAGGTACAGGTTCAGAAGTAACATCTTTCGCTGTAATCTCTGATAAATCTAAGAATATGAAATACCCACTTGCTGACTACGAATTAACACCAGATGTAGCTATCATTGACCCAGAATTTGTTATGTCAGTTCCAGCAAGCCCAACAGCAGACACAGGTCTTGACGTTCTTACACATGCTATCGAAGCTTACGTATCAGTTTTAGCTTCTGACTATACAGATGCTCTTGCTCTTCACGCTATTAAACTTGTATTTGAATACTTACCACGTTCATACAAAAATGGTGCTAAAGACCCAGAAGCAAGAGAAAAAATGCACAATGCATCATGTATCGCAGGTATGGCATTTACAAATGCATTCCTTGGTATTAACCACTCACTCGCTCATAAACTTGGTGGTGAATTCCATATCGCCCATGGTCGTGCAAATGCAATTCTTCTTCCACACGTTATTGCTTACAATGGTGAAACTAACCCATCTAAATTTATGGCATTCCCTAAATACGGTAAGTTCATCGCTCCACAAAGATACCAAGACATTGCTAAAATGCTAGGTCTTAAAGCTTCTACTCCAGAAGAAGGGGTTGCATCACTTGTTAAAGCAGTTAAAGACTTAATGAAAGAACTTAACATCCCATTCACAATTAAAGAAATGAATGTAGACGAAAAAGAATTCTTAGCTAAAGTATCAGACCTTTCTTACAAAGCTTTCGAAGATCAATGTACAACAGCTAATCCTAGACTTCCAAAAGTAACAGAACTTGAAGAGCTATACAAAAAAGCTTACTACGGTAAATAG